gggtttttaacattaatatgcattcccccagcctgcctatggtcccccagtggctagaaatggtgatatgtgtaaaccgagccctgggtatcctgcgctgcctttgagaaaatgaaagctcagatgggccgatctggaatcttgctccttatgaggtcacaaggagcaaggttacctcccctttctctactttgcccgcccagagaatttggcccacccatgagagagagacatcttggctttcaaacgagcaaagtggcagttggtcaaggccacacccccactcttcACCttgcctcctccctctctcctcctcaatagctacagacacagaaatggtacatactaaggaaagctcattgtgggactggctctagtggctgtaattctgcaccaaggctgaatttcgggaaagagacttcagatacagtattaggggaccactaaggtctatataaaagagacttcagatacagtattaggggaccactaaggtctatataaaagagatttcagatacagtattaggggaccattaaggtctatataagagcatccaaagagcaccatatcATGAGACCTTTTAAGATTTACCTCATTACCCTGGAGTAATACATAAAGGCCTGTATCACTATGTTTCTGTATGTTTATGGGAAAATTAGGTCTCCATTTTCGAAAATATGTGTGTGATTATTTCTTAGTGTGGTGTTTGAATGCAATTTTCTGTGACTTGCACCgttttcaatatttttctttCATCTCAATCCAAAAAAGATCATGCTGTACACTTTTAAACCTTGCCTCTCTACCACCTGTTTTTAGTTATGCTTTTATATTGTCATTCAGTAATGATATGTGTCCGCCGCATAGTATTGCAGTCAGTGCTCAAAAGTATGTATGTAATAGCACCTGGGACACAAAGATACACTGTCTGGGACTATACTGGGACAGTAAGGAAACTTATCCAAATGAAAATATTAGGTTTATATGGAATATATAGGCCTATCATTTTAATTGTTAGGTGttaaaaatttaacaatatgAGGTGGCACTGTCCggcataaagtgtgtgtgtgtgtgtgtgtgtgtgtgtgtgtgtgtgtgtgtgtgtgtgtgtgtgtgtgtgtgtgtgtgtgtgtgtgtgtgtgtgtgtgtgtgtgtgtgtgtgtgtgtgtgtatcacaggGACTCTGCAACATGAGATTTTTGCATACTGATTTGTGTATTCTTATAGTTATCTTTTATGTATGACACCTCATGCACTCAGTGTAGACATCACCATTGTCTCATAAATTACTAAAGGCATTGGTTAATCCTATTAGAGTTCACATCAGATTGATAAACAGTAATTACCACAATGaaatattttctggtttctctgtgtctcctgGAAACATTTCTACATGTCTTGGCTCAATGTGTCCCAGCCTCAGAGTTTCAGCTGGAAGGAGATTATTTGTTAGGTGGACTTTTTAATGTTCATCATGATAGTGACCCTGTTTATCACGACAGACCAGAAGCCATCGACTGCTCCAGGTGAGTCTTACAATAAATCTGAGTGAATACCTTCTGAAACTAAAGAAGAACACCTGGTGTACCAGTTTATATTGTAGAGTTTAGCTTCAAACTGTAGGTTAATGGATATAGCTGGTACCACATTTTCCCTAAAACCAACTTATTTAATTGCATGATTATAAAACTTTAAGTCCTTGTCACATTAAAATCCACTTTTAAATAGTCATGTCTGTACAGACTTCACAAACAGTAATACTTGATCAGTGAAACTAATTCTCACACTTTCTCACTGTCCTTCCTCTGTCCACAGTGAAACTCTGGTCAATTCAAGTTATCGGAGGTTTCAGTTGATGAGATTCGCTGTAGAGGAAATCAATAACTCGACCACCCTCCTGCCAAATGTATCTCTCGGCTATGAGATATTTGACTACTGCTCAGATACCCGAACATTCCCAGGCATTTTCAAACTCATATCAGACGACAATGAGTTGATCCAACCTGGGGGTAAACTACACAAGAATCGGTCCAAAGTGATAGCAGTGGTCGGCGCCTCTACAAGCACGCAATCCCTGACTGTAGCCCCACTCTTCACAATGAATCTCCTTCCTATGGTAAATTTGCAAACTATTGTATTTAACATATTCTTACCAAATACATCAAATAACAAGAACATTTTCATATAAGTTACGAAAAACAATTTAAACAGCTTTTAACTTTTGAGAATTTGTCATTGAAAAAATTGACAATGTCTCTATTATTCTTTTAACAGGTCAGTTATGGATCTGCAAGTTCTGTCTTTTCAAAAAAACAGAATTTCCCCTCTTTCCTACGAACATTGCCTCCCAATCAAGTCACCATAGAAGTGATTGTTAATATTCTTCAGCACTACAACTGGCGCTGGGTTGCTTTCCTTTACATTGATGATGATTTTGGCAAAGATGGACAGGAATTGTTCATAAAGAGAATTAAGGACACTGAGATCTGCCTGGCATACACCCAAGGCCTCAATCAATATACAGATTACTCCCAAATATTCAAACAGATAGAAGCACAGAGGATAGGTATCATTATTGTTTTTGCTCCTGAATGGGCTGCTCAACCTCTCCTTATGTCAGCAATACAACTAAATGTCACCAATAAAGTGTGGATAGCAGTGAATACATGGTCGTTAAACAAGAAGCTCCCCAAGGAGAAAGGAATCAAAAATATTGGAACTGTAATTGGGTTTTCTGAGATAGCACTGACAATACCTGGTTTCAgtgattttatttattcttccaGAAGCCTGACTCATTGTGAAAATgcagaactttttttttgtaatcagGCGTACAACTGCAGCAGCCCAAGTGCAGAAGATGTCATAGCTGCTGAGCCAACTTttaatttttatgtttattctgCTGTATATGCCATCGCTCATGCCTTACACAATGCCTTGCAATGTGGATCTGCCAGATGTAATCGCAATATTACAGTGTACCCACGCATGGTAAGTACACTAACAATTGAaggaaaaaacatttaatttattcTCACCATATGATTCTTGGATATTTATGTTTCTGAAAATTGATAAACCTATTTAAAAGTGAACAATCATAACACAAAATACATATAATACTatttgttattatatatatgagAGTTGAAAAAGTCTTTAAATCTTCAGAATACAATCCAAACAGATTTTGTACCTGTCAAACATTAGAGATCAGATATAGAAATTTCAGAGATAGTAGAGATACATACAATCTAATAAAACCTCTAAAGGGAGCATCACACTGCAGTTCCTCCCTCTACAGGAATATTTCTAAAAACCTATTTAATCAACACCTCATTATGTTTATGCAAGTAATCTGAACTTTGTGTACCCACATCAGGTTCTAACAGAGCTGAAGAAGTCAAACTTCACAATTTTAAATCAGAGGATTCGGTTTGATGAGAATGGTGACCCCAACTACGGATCATTTTCTATAATTTTCTGGAACCAAAGTGGTGATGCAGAGGTGATCGGCTTTCATAATTTACACCCACCGTTCCATTTCTTCATCAACGACAGCAAAATGCAGTGGTACACAGAGGGAGAagtaagttgtttttttctacCAAGAGTTTATACGCTATGTGTTGATatgtttatttagtattagcTGTGACTGGGGTAAAGACAATATCAGGAACATCAACAGATGGTTATTGTTCATGGTGTAATTCTAGGGATGTAATACTCAATGTTGATTACATATTACAAactatgttaaaaaatgtaaaaagctgTATGGGCATAAATACTGCTAcgtctgttctctttctgtgcttacattttttacttttctgcTAAATAATTGTCTTGTACAGGCGCCTACTTTACCGTGTTCCCCAGAATGTCGTAGAGGATATGCAAAAAAGTATAATGGAATCCACAAATGCTGCTTCGATTGTGAAATGTGTCCAAATGGAACTTATGTCAACAGCACAGGTAAATTATTAtacatcagaggaagaaaaTGAGTAAAAGCAGTGTTGTCAATTATTCTGGCATTGATGGAAGCTAATTTCAGACAGTTAAGCTTTTTTATGGCTAAGAGGTTTTTACGGTCATTTCATGTTCACTGGACATAGTTATATAGGCAACCATGTTCACTCTAACAATGCATATAATAATGAAACTAGAGCAATATATTATTTAGATTATTACAATTACCTCTAGGGTATGTCACTGTAAACTGTAAAGCAAGTTTGACATGAAGTAAAAGCTCATTTTAGGAGAACATACAGTATCACAGATTAAATGTCTAACAATGCTTCCTAAACTGTTTGACCACGGAGGATTTTTCAAAAGCAAACCTTAACTTTATTGACTGTCCTTCTCTCATGTAAAACAGAGGATCCCTACAAGTGCATCAACTGTAAGGAGACAGAATGGTCAGCAGCAGGAAGTACATCATGCAATCTGCGGGTGGTGGAGTACATCCCATTCACAGACAGTGGGGCTATACTGATCATGGTCGGGGCCTCGGCATTGGTGGGCCTCACATTAGCCACGTCTGTTCTCTTTGCCATCAACTACAACACACCTGTTGTCAGATCTGCTGGGGGACCAATGTGCTTCCTGATTTTAGGCTGCCTCAGCCTGTGTTGTCTTAGTATATTCTTTTACTTTGGTAAGCCAACAATTTCCTTTTGTATCTTAAGATTCTTACCGTTTCTCTTGTTCTACACTGTTTGTCTAGCATGTTTTGTTGTGCGCTCGTTTCAAATTGTTTGCATTTTCAAAATGGCCGCCAAGTTCCCCAAGCTTCACAGTTGGTGGATGAAATATCATGGACAATGGCTGGTCATCACTGTGGCATTTGTTACTCAGGCACTCTTTCTTCTTATTGGCTATACTTATTCTCCCCCCAAGCCTTACGATGACATTTCTTGGTACCCAGACAAAATCATACTTGTTTGTGATATTAATCTCAAAGCATCCTCTGGTTCTGTGGTTTTACTTTTATCTTTGGGCTCCCTTTGCTTTATTTTCTCCTACATGGGAAAAGACCTCCCAAAAAATTACAATGAGGCCAAAGCAATAACCTTCTGCCTGCTCCTGCTGATCCTCACCTGGATCATGTTTGCCACTGTATACATTCTGTACCGTGGCAAGTACATCCAAACTCTTAACGCTCTGGCAGTTCTCTCCAGTCTCTATTCCTTTCTGTTGTGGTAT
This genomic interval from Perca fluviatilis chromosome 5, GENO_Pfluv_1.0, whole genome shotgun sequence contains the following:
- the LOC120559463 gene encoding taste receptor type 1 member 1-like; amino-acid sequence: MKYFLVSLCLLETFLHVLAQCVPASEFQLEGDYLLGGLFNVHHDSDPVYHDRPEAIDCSSETLVNSSYRRFQLMRFAVEEINNSTTLLPNVSLGYEIFDYCSDTRTFPGIFKLISDDNELIQPGGKLHKNRSKVIAVVGASTSTQSLTVAPLFTMNLLPMVSYGSASSVFSKKQNFPSFLRTLPPNQVTIEVIVNILQHYNWRWVAFLYIDDDFGKDGQELFIKRIKDTEICLAYTQGLNQYTDYSQIFKQIEAQRIGIIIVFAPEWAAQPLLMSAIQLNVTNKVWIAVNTWSLNKKLPKEKGIKNIGTVIGFSEIALTIPGFSDFIYSSRSLTHCENAELFFCNQAYNCSSPSAEDVIAAEPTFNFYVYSAVYAIAHALHNALQCGSARCNRNITVYPRMVLTELKKSNFTILNQRIRFDENGDPNYGSFSIIFWNQSGDAEVIGFHNLHPPFHFFINDSKMQWYTEGEAPTLPCSPECRRGYAKKYNGIHKCCFDCEMCPNGTYVNSTEDPYKCINCKETEWSAAGSTSCNLRVVEYIPFTDSGAILIMVGASALVGLTLATSVLFAINYNTPVVRSAGGPMCFLILGCLSLCCLSIFFYFGKPTISFCILRFLPFLLFYTVCLACFVVRSFQIVCIFKMAAKFPKLHSWWMKYHGQWLVITVAFVTQALFLLIGYTYSPPKPYDDISWYPDKIILVCDINLKASSGSVVLLLSLGSLCFIFSYMGKDLPKNYNEAKAITFCLLLLILTWIMFATVYILYRGKYIQTLNALAVLSSLYSFLLWYFFPKCFIIIFQSYKNTQEYFQGLIQNYTKTISQ